One region of Streptomyces sp. CG4 genomic DNA includes:
- a CDS encoding MCE family protein, protein MSMLRKGQVAAWTAVGSVLLTGCEFNGWYDVPLPGGAASDGHAYHVTVEFRDVLDLVPQSAVKVDDVTVGTVEKVQLDGWHARVRLRIADSVKLPGNAVADLRQSSMLGEKYVALSAPAGARPVGRLRDGDRIPLSRSGRDPEVEEVLSALSALLNGGGVAQLKTITVELNKALNGREDRVRSLLKQLDTFLGGLDGQRAEIVRALKGVDRLAKRLEKEKKTIALAVDTMPPALKALADQRKDLTKMLTALAGLGKTGTRVVNASHDDTVADLKQLQPILQELNKAGDDLPNSLEILTTYPFPRNATDAVKGDYVNLKITADLDLAGLYGNVTGTPGKGGKSPAPGTPHLPGLPTPTPLPSVPSLPGTPSVPPVPPVPPVPSAPAVPSAPSDGSTLLCPPVCTAAYGTGDGSRRLPAGVDLGLAELMLKGILP, encoded by the coding sequence ATGAGCATGCTGCGCAAGGGGCAGGTGGCCGCATGGACGGCGGTCGGCTCGGTGCTGCTGACCGGCTGCGAGTTCAACGGCTGGTACGACGTCCCCCTCCCCGGCGGCGCCGCCTCGGACGGCCATGCCTACCACGTCACCGTCGAGTTCCGGGACGTACTGGACCTGGTACCGCAGTCGGCGGTCAAGGTCGACGACGTCACCGTGGGCACGGTCGAGAAGGTGCAGCTGGACGGCTGGCACGCCCGCGTGCGGCTCAGGATCGCCGACTCGGTGAAGCTGCCCGGCAACGCGGTCGCCGACCTGAGGCAGAGCAGCATGCTCGGCGAGAAGTACGTGGCCCTGTCCGCGCCGGCCGGCGCGCGGCCCGTCGGACGGCTCCGCGACGGCGACCGCATCCCGCTCTCCCGCAGCGGCCGCGACCCGGAGGTCGAGGAGGTGCTGTCGGCACTGTCCGCGCTGCTGAACGGCGGCGGGGTGGCCCAGCTGAAGACGATCACCGTCGAGCTGAACAAGGCCCTGAACGGCCGCGAGGACCGGGTCAGGTCCCTGCTGAAGCAGCTCGACACGTTCCTCGGCGGCCTCGATGGGCAGCGGGCGGAGATCGTGCGCGCGCTGAAGGGCGTCGACCGGCTGGCAAAGCGGCTGGAGAAGGAGAAGAAGACGATCGCCCTGGCTGTCGACACCATGCCACCCGCCCTGAAGGCCCTCGCCGACCAGCGCAAGGACCTGACGAAGATGCTCACCGCTCTGGCCGGCCTCGGCAAGACCGGCACCAGAGTGGTGAACGCCTCCCACGACGACACCGTCGCCGACCTGAAGCAGCTCCAGCCCATCCTGCAGGAGCTGAACAAGGCGGGCGACGACCTGCCCAACTCCCTTGAGATCCTCACCACTTACCCGTTCCCGCGCAATGCGACGGACGCCGTCAAGGGCGACTACGTCAACCTGAAGATCACCGCCGACCTCGACCTGGCGGGCCTCTACGGCAACGTCACCGGCACGCCGGGCAAGGGCGGGAAGTCCCCGGCCCCCGGGACCCCGCACCTTCCCGGCCTTCCCACTCCCACCCCTCTCCCGTCCGTCCCGTCCCTGCCGGGCACCCCGTCCGTGCCCCCCGTGCCCCCCGTGCCCCCCGTGCCCTCCGCACCCGCCGTGCCCTCGGCACCCTCCGACGGCAGCACCCTGCTGTGCCCGCCGGTGTGCACCGCCGCCTACGGCACCGGGGACGGCTCGCGTCGCCTCCCGGCCGGGGTCGACCTCGGCCTCGCCGAGCTGATGCTGAAGGGGATACTGCCGTGA
- a CDS encoding MCE family protein, which yields MITRTVRAQLLAFATVTALGVSYVGARYTGLVDDVLHRGYTVRADFAESGGVFPGAEVTYRGVPVGRVGDLRLTGSGVSVALKIEDGAPRIPADTLAVVADRSAVGEQYVDLQPRRSGGPYLMDGSPIPRSRTRTPLPVTDLVLSLDRLVNSVGKDDLRVTVDELGKAFAGTGPNLSRLVDSGNALVESASASLPQTVSLIEDSRKVLRTQADQGSAIKSFSRDLATLTEQLKSSDGDLRRLIGTTAPAAQEVDSLLKSTQPQVPVLLANLISGAQITVARLPGVEQALVTLPLNVAGSYTVIPGDGTTHFGLTVNAGDPPACTQGYGTRRRDPADTGARPANTDARCTAPRGSKTSVRGAQNAPGATTGRSSADQAAFVAPYDPETGTVTGPDGTPVEIGSTGGEQTVFGKESWQWLLVGPMA from the coding sequence GTGATCACACGTACGGTCAGGGCCCAGTTGCTCGCCTTCGCGACCGTCACCGCCCTCGGGGTGTCGTACGTCGGCGCCCGGTACACGGGCCTCGTGGACGACGTCCTGCACCGCGGGTACACCGTGCGCGCAGACTTCGCCGAGTCCGGGGGCGTCTTCCCCGGCGCCGAGGTCACCTACCGGGGTGTGCCGGTGGGCCGCGTGGGCGATCTGCGGCTGACCGGCTCCGGAGTCTCGGTGGCGCTGAAGATCGAGGACGGCGCCCCGAGGATCCCGGCCGACACGCTCGCCGTCGTTGCCGACCGTTCGGCGGTGGGCGAGCAGTACGTCGACCTCCAGCCGCGCCGTTCGGGCGGGCCGTACCTCATGGACGGCAGCCCGATCCCGCGCAGCCGCACCCGGACCCCGTTGCCGGTCACCGACCTGGTCCTCAGCCTCGACCGGCTGGTCAACTCGGTCGGCAAGGACGATCTGCGGGTCACCGTCGACGAGTTGGGCAAGGCGTTCGCCGGCACCGGACCGAACCTGAGCCGACTGGTGGACTCCGGCAACGCGCTGGTGGAGTCGGCGTCCGCGTCGCTCCCCCAGACGGTCTCGCTGATCGAGGACTCGCGGAAGGTGCTCAGGACACAGGCCGACCAGGGCTCGGCCATCAAGTCGTTCTCCCGCGACCTGGCCACGCTCACCGAGCAGCTGAAGTCGAGCGACGGCGATCTCCGCCGGCTGATCGGCACCACTGCGCCCGCCGCGCAGGAGGTCGACTCCCTGCTGAAGTCCACGCAGCCGCAGGTGCCGGTCCTGCTGGCCAACCTCATCAGCGGTGCCCAGATCACCGTGGCCCGGCTGCCCGGCGTCGAACAGGCCCTCGTCACACTCCCGCTCAATGTCGCGGGCAGCTACACGGTCATCCCCGGCGACGGCACCACCCACTTCGGACTGACCGTGAACGCCGGTGACCCGCCCGCGTGCACCCAGGGCTACGGCACCCGGCGGCGCGACCCCGCCGACACCGGCGCACGCCCGGCGAACACCGACGCGCGCTGCACGGCACCGCGCGGCAGCAAGACCTCGGTGCGCGGCGCGCAGAACGCGCCCGGCGCGACGACCGGCCGGTCCAGCGCGGACCAGGCCGCGTTCGTGGCCCCGTACGACCCGGAGACCGGCACCGTGACCGGCCCGGACGGAACACCCGTCGAGATCGGCTCGACGGGTGGCGAACAGACCGTGTTCGGAAAGGAGTCGTGGCAATGGCTGCTCGTGGGACCGATGGCATGA
- a CDS encoding Na+/H+ antiporter: MTGLIVVLLLVVLATAVATGARRWSLPAPSLLVVAGLLVGLMPWVPEVRLPPHVINVLVLPPLLYASAGEISVRDLRTVWRPVTGLVFGLVLASAVTVGYVAHAITPLTAATAFILGSVLASTDPVAVTALGRRLSLPPRVQAMVQAESLFNDATSLVLYKVAVATAVSGSTISVPGTALQFLILAGGGALIGAALAAVVTLIRRRTDDPMLETVMALVTPYASYVIAEQSHTSGVTAVIVSGVVLGSTRHKLGNASVRLQVHAVYDTVTFLLESVVFALIGLELPSAVRHLARDEHGWPLWVPVIAFTLLAIRLLWIFPLSALIHHRHGEGDNRLSWRVPAVLSWAGTRGVMPLAAALSIPLVTHTGAPLPHRALILTLTTGTVALTLVFQGFTLAPVVRRSGIALEPEHTAREEARTRRHIAHAALDELTALGDPDQLAELGTAAEAALKQARRHLEARIHQVEDAHYSDPDARPADAYREIRRTLIAIEAAELQRLYEANRISNATRRRIQYELDLEEASLRPRD, from the coding sequence ATGACCGGCCTGATCGTCGTCCTGCTGTTGGTGGTCCTGGCCACCGCCGTGGCGACCGGTGCCCGGCGCTGGAGCCTGCCCGCCCCCTCGCTCCTCGTGGTCGCGGGTCTGCTCGTGGGACTGATGCCCTGGGTTCCCGAGGTCCGCCTGCCGCCTCATGTGATCAACGTGCTGGTGCTGCCACCGCTGCTCTACGCCTCGGCCGGGGAGATCTCCGTCCGCGACCTGCGCACCGTGTGGCGGCCCGTGACCGGCCTGGTCTTCGGCCTGGTCCTCGCCTCGGCCGTCACCGTCGGGTACGTGGCCCACGCGATCACCCCGCTCACCGCCGCGACCGCGTTCATCCTCGGCTCCGTCCTGGCCAGCACCGACCCCGTGGCCGTGACCGCGCTCGGCCGGCGGCTGTCTCTCCCACCGCGCGTGCAGGCCATGGTGCAGGCGGAAAGCCTGTTCAACGATGCCACCTCACTGGTCCTGTACAAGGTGGCCGTGGCCACCGCGGTCTCCGGCAGCACCATCAGCGTGCCCGGAACCGCCCTGCAGTTCCTGATCCTGGCGGGCGGAGGAGCCCTCATCGGGGCGGCGCTCGCCGCAGTGGTGACCCTGATCCGCAGACGGACCGACGACCCCATGCTGGAGACCGTCATGGCGTTGGTCACTCCCTACGCCTCCTACGTCATCGCGGAGCAGTCGCACACCTCCGGCGTGACCGCCGTCATCGTGTCCGGCGTCGTCCTCGGCAGCACCCGCCACAAGCTCGGCAACGCCTCCGTCCGCCTCCAGGTCCACGCCGTCTACGACACCGTGACCTTCCTGCTGGAGAGCGTCGTCTTCGCCCTGATCGGGCTGGAGCTTCCCTCGGCCGTCCGCCATCTCGCGCGCGACGAGCACGGCTGGCCGCTGTGGGTGCCGGTGATCGCCTTCACTCTGCTGGCGATCCGCCTGCTGTGGATCTTCCCGCTGTCCGCCCTGATCCACCACCGGCACGGGGAGGGCGACAACCGTCTGTCCTGGCGCGTTCCGGCCGTTCTGTCCTGGGCGGGCACCCGAGGCGTCATGCCGCTGGCAGCCGCGCTCTCCATCCCCCTGGTCACCCACACGGGGGCGCCGCTGCCGCACCGGGCGCTCATTCTCACGCTCACCACCGGGACCGTCGCACTCACTCTCGTCTTCCAGGGCTTCACCCTGGCCCCCGTCGTCCGCCGCTCCGGCATCGCGCTGGAACCGGAGCACACCGCCCGCGAAGAGGCCAGGACCCGCCGGCACATCGCCCACGCCGCTCTCGACGAGCTCACGGCGCTGGGCGATCCGGATCAGCTCGCCGAACTGGGCACCGCCGCCGAGGCCGCCCTGAAGCAGGCCCGTCGTCATCTGGAAGCGCGCATCCACCAGGTCGAAGACGCCCACTACAGCGACCCGGACGCCCGCCCCGCCGACGCCTACCGCGAGATACGCCGGACACTCATCGCCATCGAGGCGGCCGAGCTCCAGCGCCTCTACGAAGCGAACAGGATCAGCAATGCCACCCGGCGCCGGATCCAGTACGAACTCGACCTCGAAGAAGCCAGCCTCCGCCCCCGCGACTGA
- a CDS encoding MFS transporter, translating to MADSAPVLTDSRWLPKVAVLAFGTFAVGTDAFVIAGLLPDISHSFSVSVAAAGQLVSVFSFAYAVLSPVLTVLTGRWSRRTVLITALLVFAVGNVATALMPNYPLVMAARILAAAGAALFTPNAGATAAAIAGDQRRGQAIAVVTVGLTSSLVLGAPLGTAIGNAWGWRATMWVIAAMAVLIVPIIMLGLPSIQLGNATSLRQRLAPLADARVVRVLLGTLLAFIGIYVPLTYISAVFGPSLGGDNNRVALLLLAYGLAGTAGNLIAGKLADRYGPQRVVIAATLALTVIFLAMLPIRSSFAAALPVVALSGIASWSVTAPQQHRVIALSPAGAGPLAVSLNAAVLYLAISISGVLGAMGLNVFGSAAALPVLAAVFVLAAAVVTWLSAGAEQRALTAKAEEPVKA from the coding sequence ATGGCGGACTCCGCCCCTGTCTTAACGGACAGCCGCTGGCTGCCCAAGGTAGCCGTGCTCGCCTTCGGCACCTTCGCCGTCGGCACCGACGCCTTTGTCATCGCGGGCCTGCTGCCCGACATCAGCCACTCGTTCTCCGTCAGCGTCGCGGCGGCCGGGCAGCTGGTCAGTGTCTTCTCATTCGCCTATGCGGTGCTCTCACCCGTGCTCACCGTACTGACCGGACGCTGGTCACGACGCACCGTGCTGATCACCGCGCTGCTGGTCTTCGCGGTCGGCAACGTGGCCACCGCGCTCATGCCCAACTACCCCTTGGTCATGGCCGCCCGGATCCTCGCGGCCGCGGGCGCGGCGCTGTTCACCCCCAACGCCGGTGCCACCGCCGCCGCCATCGCCGGAGACCAACGGCGCGGCCAGGCCATCGCCGTGGTGACCGTGGGCCTGACGTCCTCGCTGGTGTTGGGCGCCCCGCTGGGCACCGCCATCGGCAACGCCTGGGGCTGGCGGGCGACCATGTGGGTCATCGCCGCCATGGCCGTGCTGATCGTGCCGATCATCATGCTCGGCCTGCCGAGCATCCAGCTCGGCAACGCCACCAGCCTGCGGCAGCGGCTCGCGCCGCTCGCCGACGCCCGGGTGGTCCGGGTACTGCTCGGCACGCTGCTGGCCTTCATCGGCATCTACGTGCCACTCACCTACATCAGTGCCGTCTTCGGCCCCTCGCTGGGCGGTGACAACAACCGGGTGGCGCTGCTGCTGCTGGCCTACGGGTTGGCCGGTACGGCGGGCAACCTCATCGCCGGCAAGCTGGCCGACCGGTACGGGCCACAGCGCGTGGTCATCGCCGCCACCCTGGCGCTGACCGTGATCTTCCTCGCCATGCTGCCCATCCGGAGCTCGTTCGCGGCGGCGCTCCCGGTGGTGGCGCTCTCCGGCATCGCCTCCTGGTCGGTCACCGCTCCCCAGCAGCACCGGGTCATCGCGCTCTCTCCCGCCGGGGCAGGTCCCCTGGCCGTCTCGCTCAACGCGGCGGTGCTGTACCTGGCGATCTCGATCTCCGGTGTGCTCGGCGCGATGGGCCTCAACGTGTTCGGCTCCGCGGCGGCGCTGCCGGTGTTGGCGGCCGTCTTCGTCCTGGCGGCGGCGGTGGTCACCTGGCTGTCCGCCGGGGCCGAGCAGCGAGCGCTGACCGCGAAGGCCGAGGAACCCGTGAAGGCCTAA
- a CDS encoding holo-ACP synthase: MWIGIDLMREGELDALLERAWFRAYAYAPEELAVAASFGTRRAVEFLTGRFAGKEAVLKVIGTGMGGGVTPRQVAIVRTEGGAPLVRLSGLAAQRAEERGVVGISVSISHKKGMVIAAAIGASG, translated from the coding sequence ATGTGGATCGGTATCGACCTGATGCGCGAGGGTGAACTCGACGCGCTGCTGGAACGGGCGTGGTTTCGTGCCTACGCCTATGCCCCGGAGGAGCTGGCGGTCGCCGCGTCCTTCGGCACGCGGCGGGCGGTCGAGTTCCTGACCGGCCGCTTCGCCGGCAAGGAGGCGGTGCTGAAGGTGATCGGCACCGGCATGGGAGGCGGGGTGACGCCACGGCAGGTGGCGATCGTGCGCACCGAGGGCGGCGCCCCGCTCGTCCGGCTCTCCGGGCTCGCCGCACAGCGTGCCGAGGAGCGGGGCGTCGTCGGCATCTCCGTCTCCATCAGCCACAAGAAGGGCATGGTGATCGCCGCCGCGATCGGCGCCTCGGGATGA
- a CDS encoding acyl-CoA dehydrogenase family protein: protein MAEPDTPRVAALRGHVRQAAVGLREIGLEIDRDPTAIDRWLDLPAVHIMSGCTIPPEYLESPLRVDGHTYDMSSCLEHTVTIEELSYGDASFMLACPGPIMSGVTVGALGDDRQRDAYYRRMAAPEPVWTFFGLTEPGKGSAATELETVLEPDGDGFRLTGEKRYVGNAAFAELGVVFCRRAPGPLGIEAVLLDTDTPGFHAEVIPTVGMRGVRISAITLDHVRVEREQILGFETRKPSRRGLIGAIQTLQRFRPVLTGTAVGLCRAVLDHVRAQRPALHGAARRRLAEAQDRVEAVRQHNYAVASAVDAGRIRADRIAGVKTRAAELAERCTLLAAELLGPAALLEDPLLDKWYRDARAIEFMEGTGHIQRLAVFQGVLKGTFLDRAAAAGA from the coding sequence ATGGCTGAGCCGGATACGCCACGCGTGGCGGCGCTGCGCGGTCACGTCCGCCAGGCCGCGGTCGGACTGCGGGAGATCGGCCTGGAGATCGACCGCGACCCGACCGCGATCGACCGGTGGCTCGACCTGCCGGCGGTGCACATCATGAGTGGTTGCACCATTCCACCGGAGTACCTGGAATCGCCGCTGCGGGTCGACGGGCACACGTACGACATGAGTTCCTGCCTGGAGCACACGGTCACCATCGAGGAACTCAGCTACGGCGACGCTAGCTTCATGCTCGCCTGCCCCGGTCCGATCATGTCCGGGGTGACCGTGGGTGCCCTAGGCGACGACCGGCAACGCGACGCCTACTACCGGCGTATGGCGGCCCCCGAACCGGTGTGGACGTTCTTCGGGCTCACCGAACCGGGCAAGGGGTCGGCCGCCACCGAACTGGAGACCGTGCTGGAGCCCGATGGCGACGGATTCCGGTTGACCGGTGAGAAGCGCTATGTGGGCAACGCGGCCTTCGCCGAACTCGGTGTGGTGTTCTGCCGAAGGGCGCCGGGACCGCTGGGTATCGAGGCGGTCCTCCTGGACACCGATACCCCCGGCTTCCACGCCGAGGTGATCCCCACCGTGGGCATGCGTGGCGTGCGCATCTCGGCGATCACCTTGGACCACGTACGGGTGGAGCGCGAGCAGATCCTGGGGTTCGAGACCCGCAAACCCAGTCGGCGCGGCCTGATCGGCGCCATCCAGACGCTCCAGCGGTTCCGGCCGGTGCTCACCGGCACCGCCGTCGGCCTGTGCCGAGCGGTACTGGACCATGTGCGCGCCCAGCGGCCGGCGCTCCACGGTGCGGCCCGCCGGCGGCTGGCCGAGGCGCAGGACCGGGTCGAGGCGGTCCGGCAGCACAACTACGCGGTCGCCTCGGCCGTCGACGCCGGCCGGATCCGTGCCGACCGGATCGCCGGAGTGAAGACCCGGGCCGCGGAGCTGGCCGAGCGGTGCACCCTGCTCGCCGCCGAACTCCTCGGACCGGCCGCGCTGTTGGAGGATCCGTTACTGGACAAGTGGTACCGGGACGCGCGGGCCATCGAGTTCATGGAAGGCACCGGCCACATCCAGCGGCTGGCCGTCTTCCAGGGCGTGCTCAAGGGAACCTTCCTGGACCGGGCCGCGGCCGCGGGCGCGTAA
- a CDS encoding phosphopantetheine-binding protein, which yields MERRNVISAVEQALSEILERPVTELAEDARLFEDLHLDSTSVLELLMALEDSVDISVDPEELDMDNLKSVGSLTDYVLAQRATSDV from the coding sequence ATGGAACGTCGCAATGTGATCTCCGCGGTCGAGCAGGCCCTCAGCGAGATCCTGGAACGCCCCGTCACCGAACTCGCCGAGGACGCACGGCTCTTCGAGGACCTCCACCTGGACTCGACCTCCGTCCTCGAACTACTGATGGCGCTGGAGGACTCGGTGGACATCTCGGTCGATCCGGAGGAGCTGGACATGGACAACCTCAAGTCGGTGGGTTCGCTCACCGATTACGTGCTGGCCCAACGGGCCACCAGCGACGTGTGA
- a CDS encoding diaminopimelate decarboxylase has product MEFQVQGVGISRIAEEFGTPLFVYDAQVLRTVYQSVRDRLHPAVDVFFSLKANPNISVCGYLGSLGAGAEISSMAELKTVRAAGIDPADTIFLGPGKTRAELEACVAAGLHAVVCESLDEVAEVDAVAAAAGRDEVGVLLRVNPDFHTKGSGLAMGGKPRQFGIDADLVRRARGFLDGLRRVRVLGFHMYLGTRFLGAEDLVHNTREILALAERLATELAVPLRTVDFGGGFGVAYFDNEKDLDLAAAVAGINEVVEPFVAAHPECRLINELGRYLTALCGTYVVRARYVKESMGERFVVADGGTNHHMAAVGIGSFVKRNFPIRSLTRYTAEPTDVYTVTGPLCTPNDVIGKKVALPPVHAGDLLGVERSGAYGPTASPGLFLSHGFPAEVLVLEGTAHLVRERDRAEELLAKQRLVQF; this is encoded by the coding sequence ATGGAGTTCCAGGTACAGGGAGTGGGGATATCGCGGATCGCCGAGGAATTCGGCACCCCGCTCTTCGTCTATGACGCGCAGGTGCTGCGCACGGTCTACCAGTCGGTGCGCGACCGGCTGCACCCGGCGGTGGACGTGTTCTTCTCGCTGAAGGCGAACCCCAACATCAGCGTCTGCGGCTACCTCGGCTCGCTGGGCGCCGGTGCGGAGATCTCCTCCATGGCCGAGCTGAAGACGGTACGTGCGGCCGGCATCGACCCGGCCGACACCATCTTCCTCGGCCCGGGCAAGACCCGCGCCGAACTGGAGGCGTGTGTGGCCGCCGGCCTGCACGCCGTGGTCTGTGAGTCACTCGACGAGGTGGCGGAAGTCGACGCCGTCGCCGCGGCAGCCGGTCGCGACGAGGTCGGGGTGCTGCTGCGGGTCAACCCGGACTTCCACACCAAGGGGTCCGGGTTGGCCATGGGCGGCAAGCCGCGTCAGTTCGGTATCGACGCGGACCTGGTGCGCCGCGCTCGCGGCTTCCTTGACGGGCTGCGCCGGGTGCGCGTGCTCGGCTTCCACATGTACCTGGGCACCCGTTTCCTGGGCGCCGAGGACCTGGTGCACAACACCCGGGAGATCCTCGCCCTGGCCGAGAGACTCGCGACCGAACTCGCGGTGCCGCTGCGGACCGTCGACTTCGGCGGCGGGTTCGGCGTCGCCTACTTCGACAACGAGAAGGATCTCGACCTGGCGGCCGCCGTCGCCGGCATCAACGAGGTGGTCGAGCCCTTCGTCGCGGCCCACCCGGAATGCCGGCTCATCAACGAGCTGGGCCGGTACCTCACCGCGCTGTGCGGCACGTACGTGGTGCGGGCCCGATACGTGAAGGAGTCGATGGGAGAGCGGTTCGTGGTCGCTGACGGCGGCACCAACCACCACATGGCCGCCGTCGGCATCGGCAGCTTCGTCAAACGAAACTTCCCCATCCGCTCGCTGACCCGGTACACCGCGGAGCCGACCGACGTCTACACCGTCACCGGACCGCTGTGCACGCCGAACGACGTCATCGGCAAGAAGGTCGCGCTGCCCCCGGTACACGCCGGCGACCTGCTCGGCGTCGAGCGCTCCGGCGCGTACGGGCCGACCGCCTCCCCCGGGCTCTTCCTCAGCCACGGCTTCCCCGCGGAAGTACTGGTGCTGGAGGGAACCGCCCACCTGGTCCGGGAGCGCGACCGGGCCGAGGAACTCCTCGCCAAACAGCGCCTTGTCCAATTCTGA
- a CDS encoding ATP-grasp domain-containing protein gives MLPTTYTADLKEALTGDRDARFVWLCNFEVERQWARDRVGLPAARVSATTATVQRMEELGALLAEPGDCLLLDRPLDREYRDYLEKTGLGAPAELVTEAPAGPEGTSGAVLESPELLAELRQLAERGAWLLPMGHSPLEQRITELTGLPAAAPRADVCERVNSKIYSRHLVRDLGLREIPGSSVNTVAELRRALEAGLSDGGPVIVKDAYGVSGRGLLVLDNPRRADQLLRMVDRRAARGGDDRLHVVVEAFLAKRFDLNYQFTIDRAGRVRFDFVKQALTADGVHLGHLMPPELTTDQHDELERATEALGARLYRDGFFGVVGVDALLGADERIYPVVEINARLNMSTYQGRVTERFLPPDGVAMAKHYPLRLEEPVSFGELADAIGVRTDPAVGEPHAVITCFGTVNAQDNGDRTPFDGRLYVVLFARDRAELDLLDRRVTRALEPFQATGRTS, from the coding sequence ATGCTGCCGACCACCTACACCGCGGATCTCAAGGAAGCGCTCACCGGCGACCGGGACGCGCGCTTCGTGTGGCTGTGCAACTTCGAGGTGGAGCGTCAATGGGCCCGCGACCGGGTGGGCCTGCCGGCGGCCCGGGTGTCCGCCACCACGGCGACGGTGCAGCGCATGGAGGAACTGGGCGCGCTGCTCGCCGAACCGGGCGACTGCCTCCTGCTGGACCGCCCGCTGGACCGGGAGTACCGCGACTACCTGGAGAAGACCGGCCTCGGCGCACCGGCCGAGCTGGTCACCGAAGCGCCCGCCGGTCCGGAGGGCACCAGCGGCGCCGTACTGGAATCCCCGGAACTCCTGGCCGAACTACGGCAGTTGGCCGAACGCGGAGCCTGGCTGCTGCCCATGGGGCACTCCCCGCTGGAGCAGCGCATCACCGAGCTGACCGGGCTGCCCGCCGCGGCGCCCCGGGCCGACGTCTGCGAACGGGTCAACAGCAAGATCTACAGTCGGCACCTGGTCAGGGACCTGGGCTTGCGGGAGATCCCCGGGTCGTCGGTTAACACGGTCGCGGAGCTGCGCCGCGCCCTGGAGGCCGGGCTGTCCGACGGCGGGCCGGTCATCGTCAAGGACGCCTACGGTGTCTCCGGCCGCGGCCTGCTCGTCCTGGACAACCCGCGCAGGGCCGATCAGCTGCTGCGCATGGTCGACCGGAGGGCCGCGCGGGGCGGCGACGACCGCCTGCACGTCGTGGTGGAAGCCTTCCTGGCCAAGCGGTTCGACCTCAACTACCAGTTCACCATCGATCGGGCCGGCCGGGTGCGGTTCGACTTCGTCAAGCAGGCGCTCACCGCCGACGGCGTCCACCTGGGCCACCTGATGCCGCCGGAGCTGACCACCGACCAGCACGACGAGCTGGAGCGGGCCACGGAGGCTCTCGGCGCGAGGCTGTACCGGGACGGCTTCTTCGGCGTGGTCGGCGTGGACGCGCTGCTCGGTGCCGACGAGCGGATCTACCCCGTGGTGGAGATCAACGCCAGGCTGAACATGTCCACCTATCAGGGCCGGGTCACCGAACGGTTCCTCCCGCCGGACGGCGTCGCCATGGCCAAGCACTACCCGCTGCGCCTGGAGGAGCCGGTGTCCTTCGGTGAGCTGGCCGACGCGATCGGCGTACGTACCGATCCGGCGGTCGGCGAGCCCCACGCGGTGATCACCTGCTTCGGCACGGTCAACGCACAGGACAACGGGGACCGCACACCGTTCGACGGCCGGCTCTACGTCGTGCTGTTCGCCCGTGACCGCGCCGAACTCGACCTGCTCGACCGCCGGGTGACCAGAGCCCTCGAACCGTTTCAGGCCACCGGAAGGACGTCGTGA
- a CDS encoding 3-oxoacyl-[acyl-carrier-protein] synthase III C-terminal domain-containing protein, whose amino-acid sequence MSGATTLERIESFLPERSVRIDDLAEQLGLRRAEIGVFRKIYGLDRLRFEPEGGLFELVLPAARQAVRALPEGQRISHVIYAHTMQTLTPPDVDAARVIRDELGLARAEAFALTQQACVSSLGAVDLAGELLRSEAPGGAYALIVTGERAYSPKVQLIPNSSIMAEAAAACLVTVDGAGDQVRSHVTRTLGKYAAGLEMSTPDAQEFGKAYGAVLGEVILDAVARAGLEFDDIDLVIPHNVNTVSWRQTIKEMGADPERFFLENIPVYSHLFSSDVFVNYVTLREQGRLVHGHHYVLVSVGLGATFGAMVITHRKR is encoded by the coding sequence ATGAGCGGAGCGACAACGCTGGAGCGGATCGAGTCGTTTCTGCCGGAGCGCAGCGTGCGCATCGACGACCTGGCCGAGCAACTCGGGCTGCGGCGGGCCGAGATCGGTGTGTTCCGCAAGATCTACGGACTCGACCGGCTGCGGTTCGAACCGGAGGGCGGCCTGTTCGAGCTGGTGCTGCCCGCGGCGCGGCAGGCGGTGCGGGCGCTGCCGGAAGGGCAACGCATCAGCCATGTCATCTACGCGCACACCATGCAGACGCTGACCCCACCGGACGTCGATGCTGCCCGGGTGATCCGCGACGAACTCGGCCTGGCCCGGGCCGAGGCGTTCGCCCTCACCCAACAGGCGTGCGTGAGCAGCCTGGGCGCGGTGGACCTGGCCGGTGAGCTGTTGCGCTCCGAGGCACCGGGGGGCGCGTATGCCCTGATCGTCACCGGGGAGCGTGCCTACTCGCCCAAGGTCCAGTTGATCCCGAACAGCTCCATCATGGCCGAGGCCGCGGCCGCCTGCCTGGTCACCGTCGACGGCGCCGGTGACCAGGTGCGCTCCCACGTGACCCGTACGCTGGGCAAGTACGCGGCCGGGCTGGAGATGAGCACGCCGGACGCCCAGGAGTTCGGCAAGGCCTACGGCGCGGTACTGGGCGAGGTCATCCTGGACGCCGTAGCACGGGCCGGGCTGGAGTTCGACGACATCGACCTGGTCATTCCGCACAACGTGAACACGGTCTCCTGGCGGCAGACGATCAAGGAGATGGGGGCCGACCCGGAGCGGTTCTTCCTGGAGAACATCCCTGTCTACAGCCATCTGTTCTCCTCGGACGTGTTCGTCAACTACGTCACCCTGCGCGAACAGGGCCGGCTGGTCCACGGCCACCACTACGTGCTGGTCTCCGTCGGCCTCGGCGCCACCTTCGGGGCCATGGTGATCACCCACCGGAAGCGGTGA